The following DNA comes from Fervidobacterium gondwanense DSM 13020.
GAGAACCGATGAAACCGGCACCGCCAGTTACCAATACTTTACTCATAATCTTCATCCTCCTTTATTTTATCTTTGAGCCTGAAAGCTTCTTCTGGCAATTCTGAATTCATTCTGTGTTCCTTTATGAATTTCTCCAATTCTTCGCATCTATCTTTGGTGAAATCTATGAGAATTGAATAAAATTTTCTAAGCTTTCGCCTTGTCTCTGCGTCAAGGTCATAGACCATCAAGCTCGCTATCTGTTCTGCTTTCTTTTGAGGAATCCCCACAACGTACATGAAAAAGTATTTGATTCTGGACTCCCCGGATTTCAGCATCTGGGCTATTCTAAGC
Coding sequences within:
- a CDS encoding metal-dependent transcriptional regulator; the encoded protein is MNNENREIRELREGKREKLTPTVMSYISAIYTLIEKEGVACVSDIAKLKEVSYASATNAVKKLSSLGLVEHKRYGFAKLTQRGLRIAQMLKSGESRIKYFFMYVVGIPQKKAEQIASLMVYDLDAETRRKLRKFYSILIDFTKDRCEELEKFIKEHRMNSELPEEAFRLKDKIKEDEDYE